One Streptomyces sp. NBC_01237 genomic region harbors:
- a CDS encoding glycosyltransferase family 87 protein, translating into MTGAVGARLLPLAVWALTRAVLLLCVFKVFTVPGPDVTVDVSVIYQGWYDVLRTGTYPRDDVTWQYPPAAALAVLSPALLPFLEYTAAFFVLVLLCDALVLGLLLYAGRRPGMRDAGAWVWVAGVPLLGPTAYARYDLMVAAVAVAALLTGVRHPRVLGALAGFGALLKVWPVLLLVGTGRGRATRRAWASAAVTGAVVAGACAVAAPGAFAFLAFQRERGTEIESLGALVFHGARQFGWEGRVELHYGSLEFLGPYVPVVSTLALGLSVMAFGWLLLWRVRAREFSAHTPADAAFTAVLLFTTTSRVISPQYLVWLVGLAAVCLVFRAGRMVLPAGLVLVAAGVTLLEFPLGFGHVVASDATGVSLLLVRNGLLVAASVVAARRLWRETVPSGARPVDGRAVRNAAGTAPGADAQPSSALR; encoded by the coding sequence ATGACGGGGGCCGTCGGCGCACGGCTGCTGCCGCTCGCGGTGTGGGCGCTGACCAGGGCGGTGCTGCTGCTGTGCGTGTTCAAGGTGTTCACGGTGCCGGGTCCGGACGTCACGGTGGACGTCTCGGTGATCTACCAGGGCTGGTACGACGTCCTGCGGACCGGCACGTACCCGAGGGACGACGTCACCTGGCAGTACCCGCCCGCCGCCGCACTGGCCGTGCTGTCCCCGGCGCTGCTGCCGTTCCTGGAGTACACGGCGGCGTTCTTCGTCCTGGTGCTGCTGTGCGACGCGCTGGTCCTCGGGCTGCTCCTGTACGCGGGGCGGCGGCCCGGTATGCGGGACGCGGGGGCGTGGGTGTGGGTGGCGGGGGTGCCGCTGCTCGGTCCCACCGCGTACGCCCGGTACGACCTGATGGTGGCGGCGGTCGCGGTGGCGGCGCTGCTGACCGGGGTGCGCCACCCCCGGGTGCTGGGGGCGCTGGCCGGATTCGGGGCGCTGCTGAAGGTGTGGCCGGTGCTGCTGCTGGTGGGGACCGGGCGCGGGCGGGCGACGCGCCGCGCCTGGGCCTCCGCGGCGGTGACGGGTGCGGTGGTGGCCGGGGCGTGCGCCGTGGCCGCGCCGGGCGCGTTCGCGTTCCTGGCCTTCCAGCGGGAGCGGGGCACCGAGATCGAGTCGCTGGGGGCGCTGGTCTTCCATGGGGCACGGCAGTTCGGCTGGGAGGGCCGGGTGGAGCTGCACTACGGCTCGCTGGAGTTCCTCGGTCCGTATGTGCCGGTGGTGTCCACGCTGGCCCTCGGGCTGAGCGTCATGGCGTTCGGCTGGCTGCTGCTGTGGCGGGTGCGGGCGCGTGAGTTCTCGGCACACACCCCGGCGGACGCGGCGTTCACGGCGGTGCTGCTGTTCACCACGACCAGCCGGGTGATCAGCCCGCAGTACCTCGTGTGGCTGGTCGGGCTCGCGGCGGTCTGCCTGGTGTTCCGGGCCGGCCGGATGGTGCTGCCCGCCGGTCTGGTGCTGGTGGCGGCCGGTGTCACCCTGCTGGAGTTCCCGCTCGGGTTCGGGCATGTGGTGGCCAGTGACGCGACGGGCGTGAGCCTGCTGCTGGTACGCAACGGTCTGCTGGTGGCCGCCTCGGTCGTCGCCGCGCGGCGGCTGTGGCGGGAGACGGTGCCGTCCGGCGCGCGGCCGGTGGACGGCCGGGCGGTACGGAACGCGGCGGGCACCGCACCCGGGGCGGACGCTCAGCCGAGCTCGGCGCTCAGGTAG
- a CDS encoding Lrp/AsnC family transcriptional regulator codes for MITAIVLIKTSVDRIPEIAEAIAALDSVSEVFSVTGTYDLIAMVRVAKHDDLADVIPGRISKIPGVEGTDTHVAFRTYSQHDLEAAFAIGLDA; via the coding sequence GTGATCACCGCGATCGTGCTCATCAAGACCAGCGTGGACCGGATTCCGGAGATCGCCGAGGCCATCGCCGCGCTGGACAGTGTCAGCGAGGTCTTCTCGGTCACCGGTACGTACGACCTGATCGCCATGGTCCGGGTGGCCAAGCACGACGATCTCGCCGATGTCATCCCCGGCCGGATCAGCAAGATCCCGGGCGTCGAGGGCACCGACACGCATGTGGCGTTCCGTACGTACTCCCAGCACGACCTGGAAGCGGCCTTCGCCATCGGCCTCGACGCGTAA
- the trpD gene encoding anthranilate phosphoribosyltransferase, whose product MNVATPSGGGSVADRSWPGVLNPLLRGEDLTSDDTAWAMDRIMSGEATDAQIAGFAVALRAKGETVDEVTGLVRAMYEHARTIHVPGRTVDIVGTGGDLAKTVNISTMSAIVIAGTGAKVVKHGNRAASSASGSSDVLEKLGVNLDLTPQRVVEVAEEAGITFCFAVKFHPALRYAAKARKELGAQTTFNILGPLTNPARVRAQAVGVADARMAPIVAGVLADRGNSALVFRGDDGLDELTTTATSRVWVVRDGQVREEPFDPRHVGLELVPVEALRGADASYNADVARRLLDGERGPVREAVLLNSAAALVALDPGAGTLNEQIAAKITEAAASIDSGAAKRALERWVAASNA is encoded by the coding sequence ATGAACGTGGCGACCCCGAGCGGCGGCGGCAGCGTGGCGGACCGTTCCTGGCCCGGCGTGCTGAACCCCCTGCTGCGTGGTGAGGACCTCACCTCGGACGACACCGCGTGGGCCATGGACCGCATCATGAGCGGTGAGGCGACCGACGCGCAGATCGCCGGCTTCGCGGTCGCGCTGCGGGCCAAGGGCGAGACCGTGGACGAGGTCACCGGGCTCGTCCGGGCGATGTACGAGCACGCCAGGACCATTCACGTACCGGGCCGCACGGTCGACATCGTCGGCACCGGCGGCGACCTCGCCAAGACGGTCAACATCTCCACGATGTCCGCGATCGTCATCGCGGGGACCGGCGCCAAGGTCGTCAAGCACGGCAACCGCGCCGCCTCGTCGGCGAGCGGCTCCTCCGACGTACTGGAGAAGCTGGGCGTCAACCTCGACCTCACCCCGCAGCGGGTCGTCGAGGTGGCCGAGGAGGCGGGCATCACCTTCTGCTTCGCCGTGAAGTTCCACCCCGCCCTGCGGTACGCGGCCAAGGCCCGCAAGGAACTGGGCGCGCAGACCACCTTCAACATCCTGGGCCCGCTCACCAACCCCGCCCGGGTGCGCGCCCAGGCCGTCGGGGTCGCCGACGCCCGTATGGCACCCATCGTCGCGGGCGTGCTCGCCGACCGGGGCAATTCCGCGCTGGTCTTCCGCGGCGACGACGGTCTCGACGAGCTGACCACCACCGCCACCTCGCGTGTCTGGGTGGTCCGCGACGGCCAGGTGCGCGAGGAGCCGTTCGACCCGCGTCACGTCGGCCTGGAGCTGGTGCCCGTCGAGGCGCTGCGCGGCGCCGACGCCTCGTACAACGCCGATGTCGCCCGTCGGCTGCTGGACGGCGAGCGGGGGCCCGTGCGGGAGGCCGTGCTGCTCAACTCGGCCGCGGCCCTGGTCGCGCTGGACCCGGGCGCGGGCACGCTGAACGAGCAGATCGCGGCGAAGATCACCGAGGCCGCCGCTTCCATCGACTCGGGCGCGGCCAAGCGGGCGCTGGAGCGCTGGGTCGCGGCCAGCAACGCCTGA
- a CDS encoding rhomboid family intramembrane serine protease, with translation MIDWREADWRGRAGRFRAAAAAGGAPVTYGLIALCCAVFLVSPLSGFNPAYGTADTLLAAQAAYFERWGVIPAELWDGSAHAMLTPLTALFLHGSWLHLLGNMLFLYVFGAMTEERMGHTEFTFFYLGCGYLALLCYAAAHADSEQTLVGASGAISAVLGAFLYLFPRARVTSLFPFLFFLPLRFPAWIVLIFWFVLQWLAARSAGSGPGVAYLAHVTGFAAGFLYAWGRYRRDARVRTPATATEGDSQP, from the coding sequence ATGATCGATTGGCGGGAAGCCGACTGGCGGGGCCGGGCCGGGAGGTTCCGGGCCGCGGCCGCGGCGGGCGGGGCACCGGTCACGTACGGGCTGATCGCACTGTGCTGCGCCGTCTTCCTGGTCAGCCCGCTGTCCGGCTTCAACCCGGCCTACGGCACCGCCGACACCCTGCTCGCCGCGCAGGCCGCGTACTTCGAACGGTGGGGGGTGATCCCCGCCGAGCTGTGGGACGGCTCCGCGCACGCGATGCTCACCCCGCTCACCGCCCTGTTCCTGCACGGCAGCTGGCTGCACCTGCTGGGCAACATGCTCTTTCTCTACGTGTTCGGCGCCATGACCGAGGAACGGATGGGCCACACCGAGTTCACCTTCTTCTATCTCGGCTGCGGATATCTGGCCCTGCTCTGCTACGCCGCGGCGCACGCCGATTCAGAACAGACCCTGGTGGGCGCGTCGGGAGCGATCTCCGCGGTGCTCGGCGCGTTCCTCTACCTCTTCCCCAGGGCCCGGGTCACCAGCCTCTTCCCGTTCCTCTTCTTCCTGCCGCTGCGCTTCCCCGCCTGGATCGTGCTGATCTTCTGGTTCGTCCTGCAATGGCTGGCCGCCCGGAGTGCGGGCAGTGGCCCCGGAGTGGCGTATCTCGCGCATGTGACGGGGTTCGCCGCCGGGTTCCTCTACGCCTGGGGGCGCTATCGGCGTGACGCTAGAGTGAGGACTCCAGCCACGGCCACCGAGGGAGACAGCCAGCCGTGA
- a CDS encoding aminotransferase class V-fold PLP-dependent enzyme, whose translation MSVSTAATDQSICAPLPVLGKDVTVPLVTGGEVTYAALDYAASAPALQRVWDDVAAYAPYYGSVHRGAGYLSQLSTDLFENSRTVVADFLGCRAEDQVVFTRSTTDSLNLLAAVLPADCQVFVYETEHHASLLPWRDARVTYLNAPRTPAQAVETLERALADRDPYGPALVCVTGASNVTGELWPVKELAAAAHAHGARIVLDAAQLAPHHPVDIAELDVDWIAFSGHKLYAPFGSGVLAGRADWLQAAEPYLAGGGASRKVARRTDGGVDVDWHTTAARHEAGSPNVIGVYSIASACKALTEAGFDNLVAREQRLVAGVRAGLAEVPEVRVLSLFGDDAPRVGVISFVVEGWNSSHFAAALSAEYGIGVRDGLFCAHPLIRTLLGSDPQDPGECGAPEAEPGERSLNAIRVSFGAGTPDEHVERFVRAVKELVREGAQWKYRTEGGRCVPDRGAAQV comes from the coding sequence ATGTCTGTCTCCACCGCTGCCACTGACCAGTCCATTTGTGCACCGCTGCCGGTTCTGGGTAAGGACGTCACTGTTCCGCTGGTTACGGGCGGAGAAGTCACCTATGCCGCCCTCGACTACGCGGCGAGCGCCCCGGCGCTCCAGCGGGTGTGGGACGACGTCGCGGCGTACGCCCCGTACTACGGCAGTGTCCACCGGGGAGCCGGGTACCTTTCGCAGCTCTCCACCGACCTGTTCGAGAACAGCCGCACGGTCGTCGCGGACTTCCTCGGCTGCCGTGCCGAGGACCAGGTGGTCTTCACCCGCTCGACCACGGACTCGCTCAACCTGCTGGCCGCCGTACTCCCCGCCGACTGCCAGGTGTTCGTGTACGAGACCGAGCACCACGCCTCCCTGCTGCCCTGGCGCGACGCCCGGGTCACCTACCTCAACGCGCCGCGCACCCCGGCCCAGGCCGTCGAGACCCTGGAGCGGGCGCTCGCCGACCGTGACCCCTACGGCCCGGCCCTGGTCTGTGTCACCGGCGCCTCCAACGTCACCGGTGAACTGTGGCCGGTGAAGGAACTGGCCGCCGCCGCCCACGCGCACGGCGCCCGGATCGTCCTGGACGCCGCCCAGCTCGCCCCGCACCACCCCGTCGACATCGCCGAGCTGGACGTCGACTGGATCGCCTTCTCCGGGCACAAGCTCTACGCGCCGTTCGGCTCGGGCGTCCTCGCGGGCCGCGCGGACTGGCTCCAGGCCGCGGAGCCGTACCTGGCCGGCGGTGGCGCCTCCCGCAAGGTCGCGCGGCGCACCGACGGCGGTGTGGACGTGGACTGGCACACCACCGCCGCCCGCCACGAGGCCGGTTCGCCCAACGTCATCGGCGTCTACTCCATCGCCTCCGCCTGCAAGGCGCTGACCGAGGCGGGCTTCGACAACCTGGTCGCCCGTGAGCAGCGGCTCGTCGCCGGGGTCCGCGCGGGTCTCGCCGAGGTCCCCGAGGTCAGGGTGCTCTCGCTGTTCGGCGACGATGCCCCGCGCGTCGGCGTGATCTCCTTCGTGGTGGAGGGCTGGAACAGCTCGCACTTCGCCGCCGCGCTCTCCGCGGAGTACGGCATCGGGGTCCGCGACGGCCTCTTCTGCGCGCACCCGCTGATCCGCACCCTGCTGGGCAGCGACCCGCAGGACCCGGGGGAGTGCGGCGCGCCGGAGGCGGAGCCGGGCGAGCGCTCGCTCAACGCGATCCGGGTCAGCTTCGGCGCCGGTACGCCGGACGAGCACGTCGAGCGTTTCGTCCGGGCGGTCAAGGAGCTGGTCCGCGAGGGCGCCCAGTGGAAGTACCGCACCGAGGGCGGCCGCTGCGTCCCGGACCGGGGTGCGGCGCAGGTCTGA
- a CDS encoding C40 family peptidase translates to MASHRRPKQPSRTRVNVVTAAAAAAVALTSQAAHADPKPSKSEVKAKVDKLYHEAEEATEKFNGAKEQQDKLKKQANALQDKVARGQEELNALRGELGSIATAQYRSGGIDPSVQLFLASDPDDFLDQASALDQLTAKQTESLQKIQSKQRTLAQQRKEAQAKLGDLAEVRKTLGENKKKSSAKLADAQRLLNTLTAAERAKMADDEQRASRAAGERVELGNEAPASARGAAALQAAATQIGKPYYRGGTGPSSYDCSGLTQWAYAQANVQISRVTYTQVNDGQRIGRSALKPGDLVFFNNTSHVGLYAGNNQILHAPKPGANVRYESMDYMGTFQFGVRVA, encoded by the coding sequence GTGGCGTCCCACCGTCGTCCCAAGCAGCCGAGCCGCACCCGTGTGAACGTGGTCACCGCGGCCGCCGCTGCGGCCGTGGCCCTGACTTCCCAGGCCGCCCACGCCGATCCCAAGCCGAGCAAGAGCGAAGTCAAGGCGAAGGTCGACAAGCTCTACCACGAGGCGGAAGAGGCCACCGAGAAGTTCAACGGGGCCAAGGAGCAGCAGGACAAGCTCAAGAAGCAGGCCAACGCGCTCCAGGACAAGGTCGCCCGCGGCCAGGAGGAGCTCAACGCCCTGCGCGGCGAGCTGGGTTCGATCGCCACCGCGCAGTACCGCTCCGGCGGTATCGACCCCTCCGTCCAGCTCTTCCTCGCCTCGGACCCGGACGACTTCCTCGACCAGGCCTCCGCGCTCGACCAGCTGACGGCCAAGCAGACCGAGTCGCTCCAGAAGATCCAGTCCAAGCAGCGCACCCTCGCGCAGCAGCGCAAGGAAGCACAGGCGAAGCTGGGCGACCTCGCCGAGGTCCGCAAGACGCTCGGCGAGAACAAGAAGAAGTCCTCGGCCAAGCTGGCCGACGCCCAGCGGCTGCTCAACACCCTGACCGCCGCCGAGCGCGCCAAGATGGCCGACGACGAGCAGCGCGCCAGCCGCGCCGCGGGCGAGCGGGTCGAGCTGGGCAACGAGGCCCCCGCCTCCGCACGTGGTGCCGCCGCCCTCCAGGCCGCCGCGACCCAGATCGGCAAGCCGTACTACCGCGGTGGCACGGGCCCCAGCTCCTACGACTGCTCCGGGCTGACGCAGTGGGCCTACGCCCAGGCCAACGTCCAGATCTCCCGTGTCACGTACACCCAGGTCAACGACGGCCAGCGGATCGGGCGCAGCGCGCTGAAGCCGGGCGACCTGGTCTTCTTCAACAACACCTCGCACGTGGGCCTGTACGCGGGCAACAACCAGATCCTGCACGCTCCGAAGCCGGGCGCCAATGTCCGCTACGAGTCGATGGACTACATGGGCACCTTCCAGTTCGGCGTCCGCGTCGCCTGA
- the qcrB gene encoding cytochrome bc1 complex cytochrome b subunit: protein MSTSTDTRRKAPAGERVADWADGRLGIYGLAKANMRKIFPDHWSFMLGEVALYSFIIIILTGVYLTLFFHPSMNEVVYHGSYEPMQGIRMSEAYASTLDISFDVRGGLLMRQIHHWAALIFLAAMFVHMMRVFFTGAFRKPREINWLFGFLLFVLGMFTGFTGYSLPDDLLSGTGVRFTQGAILSVPIVGTYISMFLFGGEFPGGDFVSRFYSIHILLLPGIMLGLLVGHLILVFYHKHTQFAGPGRTNKNVVGMPLLPVYMAKAGGFFFLVFGIIALIAGIASINPIWAIGPYRIDQVSTGAQPDWYMGFAEGLVRVMPGWEINLWGHTLVLGVFIPLVLFGVVLTAIAVWPFIESWVTGDKREHHILDRPRNAPTRTAFGVAWITAYFIGLVGGGNDLWATHFHLSLNAISWFVRIFFFAGPVIAFIITKRICLGLQRRDREKVLHGRESGIIKRLPHGEFVEIHEPLSQGQLHTLTAHEQYKPAEIGPLVDENGVKRKVSVVEKLRVKLSKGFYGEESQIAKPTAEEYKEITSGHGHH from the coding sequence ATGAGTACTTCGACAGACACACGGCGCAAGGCGCCCGCCGGCGAGCGGGTGGCCGACTGGGCGGACGGCCGGCTGGGCATCTACGGCCTGGCCAAGGCCAACATGCGCAAGATCTTCCCGGACCACTGGTCCTTCATGCTGGGTGAGGTCGCGCTCTACAGCTTCATCATCATCATCCTCACGGGTGTGTATCTGACGCTGTTCTTCCACCCGAGCATGAACGAGGTCGTGTACCACGGCTCGTACGAGCCGATGCAGGGCATCCGGATGTCCGAGGCGTACGCTTCGACACTGGACATCAGCTTCGACGTCCGCGGTGGTCTGCTCATGCGGCAGATCCACCACTGGGCCGCGCTGATCTTCCTCGCCGCCATGTTCGTGCACATGATGCGCGTGTTCTTCACGGGCGCGTTCCGCAAGCCGCGTGAGATCAACTGGCTGTTCGGCTTCCTGCTGTTCGTGCTGGGCATGTTCACCGGCTTCACCGGCTACTCCCTCCCGGACGACCTGCTCTCCGGTACGGGTGTCCGCTTCACCCAGGGCGCGATCCTGTCCGTGCCGATCGTGGGCACGTACATCTCGATGTTCCTGTTCGGCGGAGAGTTCCCCGGCGGCGACTTCGTCTCCCGGTTCTACTCGATCCACATCCTGCTGCTGCCGGGCATCATGCTCGGTCTGCTGGTCGGCCACCTGATCCTGGTCTTCTACCACAAGCACACGCAGTTCGCGGGTCCCGGCCGGACCAACAAGAACGTCGTCGGCATGCCCCTGCTGCCGGTGTACATGGCGAAGGCCGGAGGGTTCTTCTTCCTGGTCTTCGGCATCATCGCCCTCATCGCGGGCATCGCCTCGATCAACCCGATCTGGGCCATCGGCCCGTACCGGATCGATCAGGTCTCCACCGGCGCACAGCCCGACTGGTACATGGGCTTCGCCGAGGGTCTGGTCCGAGTGATGCCTGGCTGGGAGATCAACCTCTGGGGTCACACACTGGTCCTGGGCGTGTTCATCCCGCTGGTGCTCTTCGGTGTCGTCCTCACCGCGATCGCGGTCTGGCCGTTCATCGAGTCCTGGGTCACCGGCGACAAGCGCGAGCACCACATCCTGGACCGCCCGCGCAACGCCCCGACCCGCACGGCCTTCGGTGTCGCCTGGATCACGGCGTACTTCATCGGTCTGGTCGGTGGTGGAAACGACCTGTGGGCCACGCACTTCCACCTGTCGCTGAACGCCATCTCGTGGTTCGTCCGGATCTTCTTCTTCGCCGGACCGGTCATCGCGTTCATCATCACCAAGCGGATCTGCCTGGGCCTCCAGCGCCGGGACCGGGAGAAGGTGCTGCACGGGCGCGAGTCCGGCATCATCAAGCGCCTGCCGCACGGTGAGTTCGTCGAGATCCACGAGCCGCTCAGCCAGGGCCAGCTGCACACGCTCACCGCGCACGAGCAGTACAAGCCGGCCGAGATCGGCCCGCTGGTCGACGAGAACGGTGTCAAGCGCAAGGTCTCCGTCGTCGAGAAGCTGCGCGTCAAGCTCAGCAAGGGCTTCTACGGCGAGGAAAGCCAGATCGCCAAGCCCACCGCCGAGGAGTACAAGGAGATCACCAGCGGCCACGGTCACCACTGA
- a CDS encoding C40 family peptidase encodes MVSHRRPTQSGLNRSVRATVLTAAAATAAATLTGAPASADPQQGAEASRAEVDRLYREAEQATEQFNEAGERVEELRGEVDRAQDRAARGQEGINRMRTALGSLAQAQYRSGSIDPSLALLFSSDPDTYLDRAATLERMNIRQSLALEKLRRAQRGVAQTRAEAARSLEGLEESRSAVTRHKRTVEAKLARAQRLLAALPAGERASFDRASRSGRDDVAPDLAGVVPGSARAMAAVAAARQALGRPYVWGAEGPSGFDCSGLMRWAYAQAGVGLPRTSQAQRYAGRMVPLSQARPGDLVVYRADAGHIGMYVGNGQVIHAPYPGARVRYDPVGMMPVSSVTRI; translated from the coding sequence GTGGTGTCCCATCGCCGTCCCACACAGTCCGGCCTCAACCGGAGCGTCCGGGCCACCGTCCTCACGGCGGCGGCGGCCACCGCGGCCGCGACACTCACGGGAGCCCCCGCGAGCGCAGACCCGCAGCAGGGCGCCGAGGCGAGCCGGGCCGAGGTCGACCGGCTGTACCGCGAGGCGGAGCAGGCGACCGAACAGTTCAACGAGGCCGGGGAGCGGGTCGAGGAGCTGCGCGGCGAGGTGGACCGGGCCCAGGACAGGGCGGCGCGCGGTCAGGAGGGCATCAACCGGATGCGTACAGCGCTCGGTTCGCTGGCCCAGGCGCAGTACCGTTCCGGCTCCATCGACCCTTCGCTCGCCCTGCTGTTCTCCTCGGACCCCGACACCTACCTCGACCGGGCCGCCACCCTGGAGCGGATGAACATCCGTCAGTCGCTGGCCCTGGAGAAACTCCGCCGGGCCCAGCGCGGCGTCGCCCAGACCCGTGCGGAGGCCGCCAGATCGCTGGAAGGGCTGGAAGAGAGCCGGAGCGCCGTCACCCGCCACAAACGCACCGTCGAGGCCAAGCTCGCCCGCGCCCAGCGGCTGCTGGCCGCGCTGCCCGCCGGGGAGCGCGCGTCCTTCGACCGTGCCTCCCGTTCCGGCCGCGACGACGTGGCACCGGATCTCGCCGGGGTCGTCCCGGGGTCGGCGAGGGCGATGGCCGCGGTGGCCGCGGCCCGGCAGGCACTCGGCCGCCCGTATGTGTGGGGCGCCGAGGGGCCTTCCGGATTCGACTGCTCCGGGCTGATGCGGTGGGCCTACGCGCAGGCCGGGGTCGGCCTGCCGCGGACCTCGCAGGCCCAGCGGTACGCGGGCCGTATGGTGCCGCTCTCCCAGGCGCGGCCCGGAGACCTGGTCGTCTACCGGGCGGACGCCGGCCACATCGGGATGTACGTGGGAAACGGCCAGGTCATCCACGCCCCGTACCCCGGGGCGCGGGTGCGCTACGACCCCGTCGGCATGATGCCCGTCTCCTCGGTCACCCGTATCTGA
- a CDS encoding NYN domain-containing protein, whose protein sequence is MEQPTNGAEPADAADGSDEVLDRPLPEGVRRRVVALVSDAFGGLTVGELPAQLRQYARFTPTRRAKFAGNAMAAALESDPLFRRRISERIGQAQPELAGALEAGSPPAAADPVDVAAAAYVLRPAGWVKLVEAAGEEVQRADAERADEETRRELERLREELAQARGQTKSETERLRAELDTVRKESEALHRKLRSALSEVKRGEAAVRRSAAETDAVRAEAAAQVSAAESESRRLKARLGEAEASVEASRRAAREGRSVEDMRLRLLLDTVLDAARGLRRELALPPSTIRPADSVEAVEPGRMSPKDIAARALSETDPALLDQLLALPQAHLIVDGYNVTKTGYPQMPLEKQRLRLLGGLSVLAAQTGAEMTCVFDGAELAAPVLLAPPRGVRVLFSKAGVTADELIRQLARAEPPGRPVVVVSTDREVADGVAKAGARPVASALLLKRLSRV, encoded by the coding sequence GTGGAGCAGCCGACTAACGGCGCCGAACCGGCCGATGCGGCCGACGGCTCCGACGAGGTGCTCGACCGCCCGCTGCCCGAGGGCGTACGGCGGCGGGTCGTCGCGCTGGTCTCGGACGCCTTCGGTGGCCTGACGGTCGGCGAACTGCCTGCCCAGCTGCGGCAGTATGCCCGTTTCACCCCGACCCGGCGCGCCAAGTTCGCCGGGAACGCGATGGCGGCCGCCCTGGAGAGCGACCCGCTCTTCCGCCGACGTATCAGTGAGCGGATCGGCCAGGCCCAGCCCGAGCTGGCCGGTGCGCTGGAGGCGGGCTCGCCGCCCGCCGCCGCCGACCCCGTCGATGTGGCCGCGGCCGCCTATGTGCTGCGCCCGGCCGGCTGGGTCAAGCTGGTCGAGGCCGCGGGCGAGGAGGTCCAGCGCGCCGACGCCGAACGCGCCGACGAGGAGACCCGGCGCGAACTGGAACGGCTGCGCGAGGAGCTGGCCCAGGCCCGGGGGCAGACGAAGAGTGAGACGGAGCGGCTGCGTGCCGAACTAGACACCGTCCGCAAGGAATCCGAAGCCCTTCACCGCAAACTGCGCAGTGCCCTGAGCGAGGTGAAGCGTGGCGAGGCCGCGGTGCGCCGGAGTGCGGCCGAGACCGATGCGGTACGGGCCGAGGCGGCCGCCCAGGTCTCCGCGGCCGAGAGCGAGTCGCGGCGGCTCAAGGCGCGGCTCGGCGAGGCGGAGGCATCCGTCGAGGCGAGTCGCAGGGCTGCCAGGGAAGGGCGCTCCGTCGAGGACATGCGGCTGCGGCTGCTGCTGGACACGGTGCTGGACGCGGCCCGCGGGCTGCGCCGTGAGCTGGCGCTGCCGCCGTCGACGATCCGTCCCGCCGACAGTGTCGAAGCGGTGGAGCCGGGCCGGATGTCGCCCAAGGACATTGCCGCCAGGGCCCTTTCGGAGACCGACCCGGCGCTGTTGGACCAGTTGCTCGCGCTGCCGCAGGCGCATCTCATCGTGGACGGCTACAACGTCACCAAGACCGGTTATCCGCAGATGCCGCTGGAGAAGCAGCGGTTGCGGCTGCTGGGCGGTCTCTCGGTGCTCGCGGCGCAGACCGGCGCCGAGATGACCTGTGTCTTCGACGGGGCCGAACTGGCCGCCCCGGTGCTGCTCGCCCCGCCGCGCGGGGTCCGGGTCCTGTTCAGCAAGGCCGGCGTGACGGCCGACGAGCTGATCCGTCAACTGGCCCGCGCGGAACCGCCCGGCAGGCCCGTCGTGGTGGTCTCCACCGACCGTGAAGTGGCGGACGGGGTGGCCAAGGCGGGTGCCCGGCCGGTCGCTTCCGCCCTGCTGCTGAAGCGCCTTTCCCGGGTCTGA